The Streptomyces sp. NBC_00162 genome window below encodes:
- a CDS encoding dienelactone hydrolase family protein: MTTITTRTVEYPADGLTMIGHLALPAGVDRRPAVLLGPEGMGLSDVERRRADALAELGYVALAFDLHGGRYLGDPEEMLARCLPLLADPDRMRGIGHAALDVLRTEPRTDPDRIAAVGYGTGGAIALELGRDGVNLRAIGTVNATTTGRPGEAARIRCSVWAGVGSEDPIMPPAQRNAFTAEMQAAGVDWRLTVYGGALHAFHHPPVDHPTVPGVGYHPQHAQRAWRDVVDLLAECLPVTEDLGA, translated from the coding sequence ATGACGACGATCACGACGCGTACGGTCGAGTACCCGGCGGATGGTTTGACGATGATCGGGCACCTCGCGCTCCCGGCCGGTGTCGACCGCCGGCCCGCGGTGCTGCTCGGACCAGAGGGCATGGGACTCAGCGACGTCGAGCGCCGCCGGGCCGATGCTCTCGCCGAGCTGGGATACGTAGCGCTGGCCTTCGACCTTCACGGCGGGCGCTACTTGGGCGACCCCGAGGAGATGCTGGCCCGTTGCCTGCCGCTGCTCGCCGACCCCGACCGGATGCGGGGCATCGGCCATGCGGCACTCGACGTGTTGCGCACCGAACCGCGGACCGACCCCGACCGGATCGCCGCCGTCGGCTACGGCACCGGGGGCGCCATCGCGCTGGAACTCGGGCGCGACGGCGTCAACCTGCGCGCGATCGGGACAGTCAACGCAACTACCACGGGCCGACCGGGCGAGGCGGCGCGCATTCGCTGCTCGGTGTGGGCCGGGGTCGGGTCGGAAGACCCGATCATGCCGCCCGCGCAACGAAACGCGTTCACCGCCGAGATGCAGGCCGCGGGCGTCGACTGGCGCCTCACGGTCTACGGTGGCGCCTTGCACGCCTTCCACCACCCGCCGGTCGACCACCCCACGGTCCCCGGCGTCGGCTACCACCCACAGCACGCGCAGCGAGCCTGGCGCGACGTCGTCGACCTGCTCGCCGAGTGCCTGCCCGTGACGGAGGATCTGGGGGCATGA
- a CDS encoding ASCH domain-containing protein has translation MELARRTIDAHTDAGPDEDGIHTMGAAVMAADYRMFAGVNLYHFTGGPCAELVALGAARAQGARQMRCIVAVGNHGRGVIGPCGRDRQVFVDYYPTMRVIVPTPAGPRSVLAADLMPLTQRWTPEGMNGLDPSLYQDPETAGPPIIRFNPRYLEDVRSGAKTKTTRFRDPAQLGPARLVFESDPEVVLPAEVTGIRHCLVSDLTNQDAQAEGLTTAAELREGLKGHYPDLAGTDEVDVITFQINDKTGAA, from the coding sequence GTGGAGCTGGCACGCCGCACGATAGACGCGCATACCGACGCCGGGCCCGACGAAGACGGCATCCACACGATGGGCGCCGCGGTCATGGCCGCCGACTACCGGATGTTCGCCGGCGTGAACCTCTACCACTTCACCGGCGGACCCTGCGCCGAACTCGTGGCTCTGGGAGCCGCACGAGCCCAGGGCGCCCGCCAGATGCGCTGCATCGTTGCCGTGGGAAACCACGGGCGCGGGGTCATCGGCCCGTGCGGGCGCGATCGGCAGGTCTTCGTGGACTACTACCCCACCATGCGCGTCATCGTGCCCACGCCCGCGGGGCCCAGGTCCGTTCTCGCCGCCGACCTGATGCCGCTGACTCAGCGATGGACCCCGGAAGGCATGAACGGTCTCGACCCATCGCTCTACCAAGACCCCGAGACGGCCGGTCCCCCGATCATCCGGTTCAACCCCCGCTACCTCGAAGACGTCCGCTCCGGCGCCAAGACCAAGACCACCCGCTTCCGGGACCCGGCCCAGCTCGGGCCGGCACGGCTGGTGTTCGAGAGCGACCCCGAAGTCGTCCTGCCGGCAGAGGTTACCGGCATCAGGCACTGCCTGGTCAGCGACCTCACCAACCAGGACGCCCAAGCCGAGGGGCTGACGACCGCAGCCGAACTCCGGGAAGGCCTCAAGGGCCACTACCCAGATCTGGCGGGAACCGACGAAGTCGACGTAATCACCTTCCAGATCAACGACAAGACCGGCGCCGCTTAA
- a CDS encoding substrate-binding domain-containing protein, producing the protein MVWAERPWSPYPGCEVEVQEVRLSDPFGPIRRGQVHLQVSEHPVIEPDMVLGPLMLTQRRVLMVPAGHPLGQRASVSLEDLAEATLLPVAGAVPRYWLDHHYPRQTPLGRPVPHGRASSYWKELLRAPRHHLDPL; encoded by the coding sequence GTGGTGTGGGCAGAGCGCCCTTGGTCCCCCTATCCGGGCTGCGAGGTCGAGGTCCAGGAGGTGCGGCTCTCCGATCCGTTCGGGCCGATCCGGCGCGGTCAGGTCCATCTCCAGGTCAGCGAGCACCCGGTGATCGAACCGGACATGGTGCTCGGCCCCCTCATGCTCACCCAGCGCCGCGTGCTGATGGTTCCCGCGGGGCACCCCCTCGGCCAACGCGCGTCCGTGTCACTGGAGGACCTCGCGGAGGCGACGCTCCTCCCCGTCGCCGGGGCCGTGCCGCGGTACTGGCTGGACCACCACTACCCCCGGCAGACCCCGCTGGGCAGGCCCGTCCCGCACGGCCGGGCCAGTTCGTACTGGAAAGAACTACTACGGGCGCCGCGACATCATCTGGATCCCCTTTAG
- a CDS encoding cell filamentation protein Fic yields MSTWSRGEAESWADAMSYALVQQYGRWTVGWRWSHDEGDFDGGPVGNWCCPRDSITTAEETLARVEASLREWREWLEYLTGWFEAYPLDLADIEDQRILWERAARNLILQVVDRTGCGSGWHGHCRQVLTWFLNRWGVALDVARGLVDEAIGGRFHSWTGPDTVVVDDIAEQLALSLQWADGRTRADAPTQDHLQRWLAVRELVPWHEIPDSGTDGPVVPLRDGAAEDIRAFDGAIDPARAEGLLSALELLRADAARGARLDFALLSSWQQHILGTPEPPGFRNSPAFAKGSRERYGIGLDTRDRFDTCLAESASDTGRPLGLTARAARAYLDVCFFHPFDDGNARSAFLTLVFILAREGIALEGVSLLRRITFEADDPQDPLILVRYINIHLAETRRRTADSTGSAI; encoded by the coding sequence ATGAGCACCTGGAGCCGTGGCGAGGCCGAGTCCTGGGCCGACGCTATGTCGTACGCCCTCGTTCAGCAGTACGGGCGCTGGACCGTCGGGTGGCGCTGGTCGCACGACGAGGGTGATTTCGACGGCGGACCGGTAGGGAACTGGTGCTGCCCACGGGACTCGATCACCACGGCGGAAGAGACACTGGCTCGTGTCGAGGCGTCTCTGCGTGAATGGCGCGAGTGGCTGGAGTACCTCACCGGCTGGTTCGAGGCGTACCCCCTGGACCTGGCCGACATCGAGGACCAGCGGATCTTGTGGGAGCGCGCGGCGAGGAATCTGATCTTGCAGGTCGTCGACCGCACCGGGTGCGGCAGCGGCTGGCACGGCCACTGCCGCCAAGTGCTCACCTGGTTCCTCAATCGCTGGGGAGTCGCGCTCGACGTGGCCCGGGGCCTGGTCGACGAGGCGATCGGTGGACGGTTCCACAGCTGGACCGGTCCTGACACAGTGGTGGTCGACGACATCGCGGAGCAGCTTGCGCTCTCTCTGCAGTGGGCCGACGGACGTACCCGCGCAGACGCGCCGACTCAGGACCACTTGCAGCGCTGGCTCGCGGTACGCGAACTGGTGCCGTGGCACGAGATCCCGGACAGCGGTACGGACGGACCGGTGGTGCCCCTTCGCGACGGCGCGGCGGAGGACATCCGGGCCTTCGACGGCGCCATCGACCCTGCCCGAGCCGAAGGCCTACTCAGCGCCCTAGAACTGCTCCGAGCCGACGCGGCACGCGGAGCGCGGCTCGACTTCGCACTGCTCAGCAGCTGGCAGCAGCACATCCTGGGCACCCCGGAGCCGCCAGGGTTTCGCAACTCGCCCGCCTTCGCCAAAGGAAGCCGGGAGCGCTACGGCATCGGACTGGACACACGTGACCGCTTCGACACGTGCCTGGCCGAGAGTGCATCCGACACCGGCCGACCTCTCGGCCTGACTGCCCGCGCCGCACGCGCCTATCTCGACGTCTGCTTCTTCCATCCCTTCGACGACGGCAACGCCCGCTCCGCCTTCCTCACTCTCGTCTTCATCCTCGCCCGCGAGGGCATCGCACTCGAGGGAGTCAGCCTCCTGCGCCGCATCACCTTCGAGGCCGACGACCCCCAGGACCCGCTGATCCTCGTCCGCTACATCAACATCCATCTTGCGGAGACCCGGCGCCGCACCGCCGACTCGACCGGCTCGGCCATCTAG
- a CDS encoding DUF6000 family protein — MGALAYTDSVLHGDRASHFLQEGGLWPQWFQDAPHMHGDDGISTHLGGIRLACAVIDECADT, encoded by the coding sequence ATGGGCGCCCTCGCGTACACCGACTCCGTCCTGCACGGCGACCGGGCCAGCCACTTCCTCCAGGAGGGCGGCCTGTGGCCGCAGTGGTTCCAGGACGCGCCCCACATGCACGGCGATGACGGCATCTCCACCCACCTGGGCGGCATTCGCCTCGCCTGCGCCGTCATCGACGAATGCGCCGACACCTGA
- a CDS encoding 2'-5' RNA ligase family protein, with amino-acid sequence MADDSTSTFQAGQTGLIVRIPEAEPAVRGWRERLDPSAQAGVPAHVTVLFPFLDESRIDALVYSALADVLGGHQAFDLRFERCGRFPEVLYLVPEPDTQLRQLTEAIADRWPEAPPYGGRFAEIVPHLTIAQGQEDAVLEEVEADLAGRLPFTSHVAAVELMVHDGVKWQERASFALGE; translated from the coding sequence ATGGCAGATGACAGCACCAGTACGTTTCAGGCGGGCCAGACGGGGCTCATCGTCCGGATCCCGGAGGCGGAGCCGGCCGTCCGCGGGTGGCGTGAACGGCTCGACCCCTCAGCCCAGGCCGGCGTTCCAGCCCACGTCACCGTGCTCTTCCCGTTTCTCGACGAGAGCCGAATAGATGCGCTCGTCTACTCCGCTCTCGCGGACGTGCTGGGCGGCCACCAGGCCTTTGACCTGCGCTTCGAGAGGTGTGGACGGTTCCCGGAAGTGCTGTATCTCGTCCCCGAACCTGACACGCAGTTGCGGCAGCTCACGGAGGCGATCGCTGATCGTTGGCCTGAGGCCCCGCCGTATGGCGGCCGGTTTGCCGAGATCGTGCCGCACCTGACCATCGCTCAAGGTCAGGAAGACGCCGTCCTGGAGGAGGTCGAGGCCGACCTCGCCGGCAGGCTCCCATTCACGTCTCATGTCGCGGCGGTTGAACTGATGGTGCACGACGGGGTGAAGTGGCAAGAGAGGGCGTCGTTCGCACTCGGAGAATGA
- a CDS encoding lipase family protein, translating to MTKATVRLISVVVATAAAMTAAPAATAAESTPEAATAAASDPFYAYGGSEPLSAFAPGTVLKTRTLQYHLVGIPTPLKAVQLLYRTTDAQGRPAANVTTVVRSPTGDRSKAVSYQSFYDSLSPEDGPSRAIAGDVTLGGLIPNVEALFLAPLLTQGYDVVIPDTEGQRANFAAGPEYGTNTLDSIRAATKSEKTGLSSSTAFGLMGYSGGAIATNWAAALAPSYAPDVNRKLVGYAEGGLLVDPAHNLKYVDGSLAWSGVIPMSVIGVSRSYGIDLKSYLNGYGLEVYKELEHGSIVDALGRYPGLTWKKMAKPEYANPNSIPAFLEAVNKLNLGSAGTPSVPGFIAQGNAGILEGTFNNHPGIGTGDGVMVAGDVRALARQYCVTGEAAVKYSQYELLSHTGAPVVWAPVALSWLGDRFAGRSAPSDCGRIPAGNSLDPEEPAPLS from the coding sequence ATGACCAAGGCAACCGTTCGCCTGATCTCCGTCGTCGTCGCCACCGCGGCGGCCATGACCGCCGCGCCGGCGGCCACCGCCGCCGAGTCCACACCGGAAGCAGCGACGGCAGCGGCGAGCGACCCGTTCTACGCCTATGGCGGCAGCGAGCCCCTGTCCGCGTTCGCGCCGGGCACAGTGCTGAAAACCCGGACGCTGCAGTACCACCTCGTCGGCATTCCCACGCCGCTCAAGGCAGTTCAACTGCTCTACCGCACCACCGACGCCCAGGGCCGCCCGGCTGCCAACGTGACCACGGTGGTGCGCAGCCCCACAGGCGACCGGAGCAAGGCGGTGTCCTACCAGTCGTTCTACGACTCGCTCAGCCCGGAAGACGGGCCATCCCGGGCGATCGCCGGAGACGTAACCCTGGGCGGCCTCATCCCAAACGTCGAGGCCCTCTTCCTGGCACCACTGCTGACGCAGGGCTACGACGTCGTCATCCCGGACACCGAGGGACAGCGAGCGAACTTCGCCGCGGGGCCGGAGTACGGGACGAACACGCTGGACTCGATCCGCGCCGCGACCAAGTCGGAAAAGACCGGCCTAAGTTCCTCCACTGCGTTCGGCCTCATGGGCTACTCCGGCGGTGCCATCGCGACCAACTGGGCGGCCGCGCTCGCGCCGAGCTACGCGCCGGACGTCAACCGCAAGCTGGTCGGGTACGCCGAGGGCGGCCTGCTCGTGGACCCGGCACACAACCTGAAGTACGTGGACGGCTCACTGGCGTGGTCGGGTGTCATTCCCATGTCGGTCATCGGAGTCTCCCGCTCCTACGGCATCGACCTCAAGTCCTATCTCAACGGCTACGGCCTGGAGGTGTACAAGGAGCTGGAGCACGGCTCCATTGTTGACGCCCTCGGGCGCTACCCCGGGCTGACCTGGAAGAAGATGGCGAAGCCGGAGTACGCCAACCCCAACTCGATTCCCGCGTTTCTGGAGGCGGTGAACAAGCTCAACCTCGGCTCCGCCGGCACCCCGTCCGTCCCCGGATTCATCGCCCAGGGCAACGCGGGCATCTTGGAAGGAACCTTCAACAACCATCCGGGAATCGGCACGGGCGACGGTGTCATGGTCGCCGGAGACGTGCGGGCGCTCGCCCGGCAGTACTGCGTCACCGGCGAGGCCGCCGTCAAGTACAGCCAGTACGAGCTGCTCAGCCACACGGGCGCGCCCGTCGTCTGGGCTCCCGTCGCGCTGAGCTGGCTGGGTGACCGCTTCGCCGGCCGGTCGGCCCCGTCCGACTGCGGCCGCATCCCCGCAGGCAACTCACTGGACCCGGAGGAGCCCGCGCCGCTGTCCTGA
- a CDS encoding PucR family transcriptional regulator — protein sequence MTGSNAVERDPVPQFGGVPVHKRLQDAAGALERAVMARLVERLPVYGTLPAEHLSGDIAKQVTLGIRSFAAVLCTGELPEQAEAAAIRESSARRADEGVPLEAVVGAYHLGAEECAAQVFSAAEPGDLSDVLLVQRQLLAYLRLVSCEVAAGYVQERQTALSDEQVALQSLLSRLLEGGSPQVAADRAGIRLPPRYLVLSISVGPHPDELVPGVNHSVAARRKLRRLRNELQRQTTGVPLSVLSGDGGMVLIPYETPAADFGRADRDRLSRLVEQLGRMCGAELVAAAAAAAPEGVAEAARLAGEVREVAEASGRGPGLYLLDDVLLEYQLSRPGPAREGLAALLAPLDARPELLVTLRAFLACSLDRRRAAARLQVHPNTVDYRLRKATEFTGLDAARGADALTLRAALAAHDAALQGKPDAS from the coding sequence GTGACCGGATCCAACGCGGTGGAACGGGACCCGGTGCCGCAGTTCGGCGGCGTGCCGGTCCACAAGCGGCTTCAGGACGCCGCCGGGGCGCTGGAGCGTGCGGTGATGGCACGGCTCGTCGAGCGGCTGCCCGTCTACGGAACGCTGCCAGCGGAACACCTGAGCGGCGACATCGCCAAGCAGGTGACCCTCGGCATCCGGAGCTTCGCCGCGGTCCTGTGCACCGGCGAACTGCCGGAGCAGGCTGAGGCCGCGGCGATTCGCGAGTCCTCGGCCCGGCGTGCCGACGAAGGTGTGCCGCTGGAGGCCGTGGTCGGTGCCTATCACCTGGGTGCGGAGGAGTGTGCCGCCCAGGTCTTCTCGGCGGCCGAACCGGGTGACCTGAGCGACGTGCTGCTGGTCCAGCGCCAACTGCTCGCGTATCTGCGGCTAGTGAGCTGCGAGGTCGCAGCCGGGTACGTACAGGAGCGGCAGACGGCGCTCAGTGACGAACAGGTCGCCCTGCAGTCGCTGTTGTCCCGGCTGCTGGAGGGCGGCAGCCCGCAGGTCGCGGCCGACCGCGCCGGCATCCGTCTGCCGCCCCGCTACCTGGTGTTGAGCATCTCAGTGGGACCGCACCCGGACGAGCTGGTGCCGGGCGTGAACCATTCGGTCGCGGCGCGCCGCAAACTCCGGCGGCTGCGCAATGAACTTCAGCGCCAGACGACGGGAGTGCCGCTGTCCGTGCTCTCCGGCGACGGCGGGATGGTACTGATCCCGTACGAGACGCCCGCCGCCGACTTCGGCCGTGCGGACCGGGACCGGCTCTCCCGGCTGGTCGAACAACTCGGCCGGATGTGCGGCGCCGAGCTGGTGGCTGCGGCGGCAGCCGCAGCACCGGAAGGTGTCGCGGAGGCTGCCCGGCTGGCCGGGGAGGTACGCGAGGTGGCGGAGGCGTCCGGCCGAGGGCCCGGACTGTACCTGCTCGACGATGTGCTGCTCGAGTACCAGCTGAGCCGCCCCGGCCCGGCCAGGGAAGGGCTCGCTGCGCTGCTCGCCCCGCTGGATGCGCGCCCGGAGCTGCTCGTCACGTTGCGCGCGTTCCTCGCGTGCAGCCTCGACCGGCGCCGGGCTGCCGCCCGGCTCCAGGTCCACCCAAACACGGTTGACTACCGCCTGCGCAAGGCGACCGAGTTCACCGGACTGGACGCTGCCCGCGGCGCCGATGCGCTGACGCTGCGCGCCGCACTGGCCGCCCACGACGCCGCACTGCAGGGTAAGCCTGACGCAAGCTGA
- a CDS encoding helix-turn-helix domain-containing protein, which translates to MDASVSMYSSCMNGVELFLLGRTLMKIGEQAMPQVKSGSPGATRSVLVVLGDLVSHPGATVGEIAERTGLPQSQVSTAVARLETAGSVDTEPDPADRRRPAHSAHRKAVRPGCRGPRRHHRRRACRGSGRPGRHRPGSGRRSRGLPGPGPAGPAIDPVNRGPWPRS; encoded by the coding sequence ATGGATGCATCTGTTTCGATGTACTCTTCGTGCATGAACGGAGTCGAGCTGTTCCTCCTCGGTCGCACCCTCATGAAGATCGGTGAGCAGGCGATGCCCCAGGTGAAGTCCGGTTCGCCAGGGGCGACCCGCTCGGTGCTGGTCGTCCTCGGTGACCTCGTATCCCACCCGGGGGCAACCGTCGGCGAAATTGCCGAGCGGACAGGTCTGCCACAGAGTCAGGTATCCACCGCGGTCGCACGGCTGGAGACAGCCGGCTCGGTCGACACTGAGCCCGATCCGGCCGATCGGCGCCGCCCGGCTCATTCGGCCCACCGCAAAGCCGTCCGACCGGGTTGCCGAGGCCCGCGCCGCCACCATCGACGACGTGCTTGCCGCGGCTCTGGCCGACCCGGACGGCACCGCCCCGGATCCGGGCGTCGTTCGAGAGGTCTCCCAGGCCCTGGACCTGCTGGCCCGGCGATTGACCCCGTCAATCGCGGTCCGTGGCCGCGCTCTTGA
- a CDS encoding alpha/beta fold hydrolase: protein MPTTAATLRTLSVPGSTLHFRTEGRGPVLLISQSGEGDADRTVDLVPHLADTFTVVTYDRRGLRAARSTTPPAPSPWPTTRTTSRACSPRSPMGRH, encoded by the coding sequence ATGCCCACGACCGCCGCCACCCTTCGCACGCTCTCCGTCCCGGGCTCCACGCTCCACTTCCGGACCGAGGGCCGCGGCCCCGTCCTCCTCATCTCCCAGAGCGGCGAGGGGGACGCGGACCGCACGGTCGACCTCGTCCCGCACCTGGCGGACACCTTCACGGTCGTCACCTACGACCGCCGCGGCCTTCGCGCAGCACGCTCGACGACCCCGCCCGCCCCGTCACCATGGCCGACCACGCGGACGACGTCGCGCGCCTGCTCGCCGAGGTCACCGATGGGCCGTCATTGA
- a CDS encoding alpha/beta fold hydrolase, giving the protein MADHADDVARLLAEVTDGPSLMAGFSMGAAIGLQTVARHPGILSTLIAHEPVMPNLLSETGRAEHVAELTAIQDAFTSGGLPAAFPAIARHLGIDPAHDETEEGLTPSR; this is encoded by the coding sequence ATGGCCGACCACGCGGACGACGTCGCGCGCCTGCTCGCCGAGGTCACCGATGGGCCGTCATTGATGGCCGGGTTCAGCATGGGTGCCGCCATAGGCCTCCAGACCGTGGCCCGCCACCCGGGCATACTGAGCACACTGATCGCGCACGAGCCCGTGATGCCGAACCTACTGTCCGAGACGGGCCGTGCGGAGCACGTGGCGGAACTCACGGCCATCCAGGATGCGTTCACGTCCGGTGGTCTGCCGGCGGCGTTCCCGGCGATCGCCCGGCACCTGGGCATCGACCCGGCGCACGACGAGACAGAGGAAGGCCTCACCCCCAGCCGCTGA